A stretch of Bordetella genomosp. 13 DNA encodes these proteins:
- the secA gene encoding preprotein translocase subunit SecA has product MVSLLKKLIGSRNDRLLKQYRKLVSQINGLEPQIAALSDEALAAKTDEFRKRHEQGTTLDDLLPEAFAVVREAGKRVFGMRHFDVQLLGGIALHNGKIAEMRTGEGKTLMATLPVYLNAVSGKGVHVVTVNDYLARRDAEWMGRLYRFLGLSTGVVVPQQPNDEKIAAYRADITYGTNNEFGFDYLRDNMEYRAEDRRQRGLSYAIVDEVDSILIDEARTPLIISGQAEDHTELYIRMNTVPPLLKRMASEPKPHEPEPEGDYWVDEKSQQVYMSEAGHEHAEEVLSRVGLLPQGESLYDPRHIALMHHLMVALRAHTLFFRDQQYVVQDGEVVIVDEFTGRLMVGRRWSDGLHQAVEAKEGVKIQHENQTLASITFQNYFRMYDKLSGMTGTADTEAYEFQEIYGLETVLIPTNKPMIRKDQNDQVFKTAQEKYNAILEDIRDCHQRGQPVLVGTTSIENSEVLANLLTQARLPHDVLNAKQHAREAEIVAEAGKPGHITIATNMAGRGTDIVLGGSVDKQVALIQADETLPQAERSARIEKVRAEWKPLNEQVKAAGGLRIIGTERHESRRIDNQLRGRAGRQGDPGSSRFYLSLEDPLMRIFAGDRVRAIMERLKLPEGEPIEAGMVTRSIETAQRKVEGRNFDIRKQLLEYDDVANDQRKVLYAQRNEVLEAGSIGATVESLIDGAVTELFRSHIPAESVEEQWDVAGLQNALAADWQLDLPLADMVEQEPNLTDEELLERVSEAARAVYAGKVAQVGAESWSQFERSIMLQAIDTHWREHLSSLDYLRQGIHLRGYAQKNPKQEYKREAFELFSGMLDRIRGDVVRVLMTVRVQSPEQVEQAEAAQAQVQNVQYHHSDYEEALAAANADTPASSPSRNVVPKVGRNDPCPCGSGKKYKHCHGQLT; this is encoded by the coding sequence ATGGTTTCTCTGCTCAAAAAACTCATAGGCAGCCGCAACGACCGGCTGCTCAAGCAGTACCGCAAGCTGGTCAGCCAGATCAACGGCCTCGAGCCGCAGATCGCGGCGCTGTCCGACGAGGCGCTGGCCGCCAAGACCGACGAATTCCGTAAGCGCCACGAGCAGGGCACTACGCTCGACGACCTGCTGCCCGAGGCGTTCGCGGTCGTGCGCGAGGCCGGCAAGCGGGTGTTCGGCATGCGGCACTTCGACGTCCAGTTGTTGGGCGGCATCGCCCTGCACAACGGCAAGATCGCCGAAATGCGCACCGGCGAAGGCAAGACGCTGATGGCGACGCTTCCGGTTTACCTGAATGCCGTGTCGGGCAAGGGCGTGCACGTCGTCACGGTCAACGATTACCTGGCCCGTCGCGACGCCGAATGGATGGGCCGCCTGTACCGCTTCCTGGGCCTGAGCACCGGCGTGGTCGTGCCCCAGCAGCCCAATGACGAGAAGATCGCCGCCTATCGCGCCGACATCACCTACGGCACCAACAACGAATTCGGCTTCGACTACCTGCGCGACAACATGGAATATCGCGCCGAAGATCGGCGCCAGCGCGGCCTGTCGTACGCCATCGTCGACGAGGTCGACTCCATCCTGATCGACGAGGCCCGCACGCCGCTGATCATCTCGGGCCAGGCCGAAGACCACACCGAGCTCTACATCCGCATGAACACGGTGCCGCCGCTGCTCAAGCGCATGGCATCCGAGCCCAAGCCCCACGAGCCCGAGCCCGAGGGCGACTACTGGGTCGACGAGAAGAGCCAGCAGGTCTACATGTCCGAGGCCGGCCACGAGCACGCCGAGGAAGTGCTGTCGCGCGTCGGCCTGCTGCCGCAGGGAGAATCGCTGTACGACCCGCGCCACATCGCGCTGATGCACCACCTGATGGTGGCGCTGCGCGCCCACACGCTGTTCTTCCGCGACCAGCAGTACGTGGTGCAGGACGGCGAGGTGGTCATCGTCGACGAGTTCACGGGCCGCCTGATGGTGGGCCGGCGCTGGTCCGATGGCCTGCACCAAGCCGTCGAGGCCAAGGAAGGCGTCAAGATCCAGCACGAGAACCAGACGCTGGCGTCGATCACGTTCCAGAACTACTTCCGCATGTACGACAAGCTGTCGGGCATGACGGGCACGGCCGACACCGAGGCCTATGAATTCCAGGAGATCTACGGCCTGGAAACGGTGCTGATCCCGACCAACAAGCCGATGATCCGCAAGGATCAGAACGACCAGGTCTTCAAGACGGCGCAAGAGAAGTACAACGCCATCCTCGAGGACATCCGCGACTGCCACCAGCGCGGCCAGCCCGTCCTGGTGGGCACCACCAGCATCGAGAACTCCGAGGTGCTCGCCAACCTGCTGACGCAGGCGCGCCTGCCGCATGACGTGCTCAACGCCAAGCAGCACGCTCGCGAGGCCGAGATCGTGGCCGAGGCGGGCAAGCCGGGCCACATCACCATCGCCACCAACATGGCGGGCCGCGGCACGGACATCGTGCTGGGCGGCAGCGTCGACAAACAGGTGGCGCTGATCCAGGCCGACGAAACGCTGCCGCAAGCCGAACGCAGCGCGCGCATCGAGAAGGTGCGCGCCGAATGGAAGCCGCTGAACGAGCAGGTCAAGGCCGCCGGCGGCCTGCGCATCATCGGCACCGAGCGCCACGAATCCCGCCGCATCGACAATCAGCTGCGCGGCCGCGCCGGCCGCCAGGGCGACCCGGGCTCGTCGCGTTTCTACCTGTCGCTGGAAGATCCGCTGATGCGCATCTTCGCCGGCGATCGTGTGCGCGCCATCATGGAACGCCTGAAGCTGCCCGAAGGCGAGCCCATCGAGGCGGGCATGGTGACGCGTTCCATCGAGACCGCGCAGCGCAAGGTCGAGGGCCGCAACTTCGACATCCGCAAACAGCTGCTCGAATACGACGACGTCGCCAACGACCAGCGCAAGGTGCTGTACGCCCAGCGCAACGAAGTGCTCGAAGCGGGTTCCATCGGCGCGACGGTCGAGAGCCTGATCGATGGCGCGGTCACCGAGCTGTTCCGCAGCCACATCCCGGCCGAGTCGGTCGAAGAACAGTGGGACGTGGCCGGGCTGCAGAACGCCCTGGCGGCCGACTGGCAGCTGGACCTGCCCCTGGCCGACATGGTCGAGCAAGAGCCCAACCTGACCGACGAAGAGCTGCTGGAACGCGTCAGCGAAGCGGCGCGCGCCGTGTACGCGGGCAAGGTGGCGCAGGTCGGGGCCGAGTCGTGGTCGCAGTTCGAGCGCTCGATCATGCTGCAGGCCATCGACACGCACTGGCGCGAACACCTGTCGTCGCTCGACTATCTGCGCCAGGGAATCCATCTGCGCGGCTACGCGCAGAAGAATCCCAAGCAGGAATACAAGCGCGAAGCGTTCGAGCTGTTCTCGGGCATGCTCGACCGCATCCGCGGCGACGTGGTGCGCGTGCTGATGACCGTGCGGGTGCAGTCGCCCGAACAGGTCGAACAGGCCGAAGCCGCGCAGGCGCAAGTGCAGAACGTGCAGTACCATCATTCCGACTACGAAGAAGCGCTGGCCGCGGCCAATGCCGATACGCCGGCTTCCTCGCCCAGTCGCAATGTCGTGCCCAAGGTGGGACGCAACGACCCGTGCCCGTGCGGCAGCGGCAAGAAGTACAAGCACTGCCACGGCCAACTCACCTGA
- the lpxC gene encoding UDP-3-O-acyl-N-acetylglucosamine deacetylase: MFRQRSIQNLVRTTGVGVHSGRRVELTLRPAEANTGIVFHRVDLPEVVDLPARADAVGDTRMASVLQQGNVRVSTVEHLMSALAGLGIDNLHVDLTAEEVPIMDGSAATFVYLLRSAGIVEQNAPKRFIRVLKPVEVREGEGRNEKWARLEPHEGYALAFSIDFRHPAIDSTANFAEIDFATHSYVREIARARTFGFVNEVEALRSMGLARGGSLDNAIVMDEYRVLNSDGLRYDDEFVKHKILDAIGDLYLLGKPLVARYVASKSGHALNNQLARALMAQQDAWELVSYESQAEAPQAFRHEWQLA, translated from the coding sequence ATGTTCCGACAGCGCAGCATACAGAATCTCGTTCGCACGACCGGTGTTGGCGTCCACTCCGGCCGCCGCGTCGAGCTCACCCTGCGTCCGGCCGAAGCCAATACCGGCATCGTCTTCCACCGCGTCGACCTGCCCGAGGTCGTCGACCTGCCGGCGCGCGCCGACGCGGTCGGCGATACGCGCATGGCGTCGGTGCTGCAGCAGGGCAATGTGCGCGTGTCCACCGTCGAACACCTCATGTCCGCGCTGGCCGGCCTGGGCATCGACAACCTGCATGTCGACCTCACGGCCGAAGAAGTCCCCATCATGGACGGCAGCGCGGCCACCTTCGTGTACCTGCTGCGCTCGGCCGGCATCGTCGAGCAGAACGCGCCCAAGCGCTTCATCCGCGTGTTGAAGCCCGTCGAAGTGCGCGAGGGCGAGGGCCGCAACGAGAAGTGGGCGCGCCTCGAGCCGCACGAAGGCTACGCGCTGGCGTTCTCCATTGATTTCCGCCATCCCGCCATCGACTCCACGGCCAATTTCGCCGAGATCGACTTCGCCACCCATTCCTACGTGCGCGAGATCGCGCGCGCCCGCACCTTCGGCTTCGTCAACGAGGTCGAGGCGCTGCGCTCGATGGGTCTGGCGCGCGGCGGCAGCCTGGACAACGCCATCGTCATGGACGAATACCGGGTGCTCAACAGCGACGGGTTGCGCTACGACGACGAGTTCGTCAAACACAAGATTCTGGATGCCATCGGCGACCTGTACCTGCTGGGCAAGCCGTTGGTGGCGCGTTACGTGGCCTCGAAGTCGGGCCACGCCCTTAATAATCAACTGGCCCGCGCGCTGATGGCGCAGCAGGACGCCTGGGAGCTGGTCAGCTACGAGTCCCAGGCCGAGGCCCCGCAGGCGTTCCGCCACGAATGGCAGCTCGCCTGA
- a CDS encoding Lrp/AsnC family transcriptional regulator has translation MDHTDIKILSLLQKDATCSVADIAEQVNLSVTPCWRRIQKLKDDGVIARNTVLLDPKALGLHLTVFVSIKTSQHNAKWTQSLVGAVTALPNVVEFHRMAGDIDYLLKVVVEDMAAYDRFYRRLIETVDLLDVSASFSMEVIKSTTELPLDAA, from the coding sequence GTGGACCACACGGACATCAAGATACTCAGCCTGCTGCAGAAGGATGCCACCTGCTCGGTGGCCGACATTGCCGAACAGGTGAATCTGTCCGTCACGCCCTGCTGGCGCCGCATCCAGAAGCTCAAGGACGACGGCGTCATCGCCCGCAACACCGTGCTGCTCGACCCCAAGGCGCTGGGCCTGCACCTGACCGTCTTCGTCTCCATCAAGACCAGCCAGCACAATGCCAAGTGGACGCAAAGCCTGGTCGGCGCCGTGACGGCCCTGCCCAACGTGGTCGAGTTCCACCGCATGGCGGGCGACATCGACTATCTGCTCAAGGTCGTGGTCGAGGACATGGCCGCGTACGACCGCTTCTACCGCCGCCTGATCGAGACGGTCGACCTGCTGGACGTCAGCGCCAGCTTCTCGATGGAAGTCATCAAGAGCACGACCGAACTGCCGCTGGACGCCGCCTGA
- a CDS encoding VOC family protein — protein MLHSVGRTEFDHAVVMVRDRLEALAPHFERQGFLLSETSVHNLGSCNRLIALDGTYVELLGWPPGAPPARKEIADSPFGLEALVFRTYDAEATYQRLLAAGFKVNPVQELTRPAQVDGETVQARFHTVRFAEQPIPGIRMYFCRHLTPECVWVPSLMAHPNGAQAIHRIDARAAQAEDVARRLGRIVDVPVEPATGGWDLQLGNLRLHVAQDAAATVPVLSTLTLENRSGAHYTLDTGL, from the coding sequence ATGTTGCACTCCGTAGGCCGTACCGAGTTCGATCATGCCGTCGTCATGGTGCGCGACCGCCTGGAAGCGCTGGCGCCCCATTTCGAGCGCCAGGGCTTTCTGCTCAGCGAGACCTCGGTGCACAACCTGGGGTCGTGCAACCGGCTGATCGCGCTGGACGGCACGTACGTCGAGCTGCTGGGTTGGCCACCCGGAGCGCCTCCGGCGCGCAAGGAAATCGCCGATTCGCCGTTCGGCCTCGAGGCGCTGGTGTTCCGCACCTACGACGCCGAGGCCACCTATCAGCGGTTGCTGGCGGCGGGGTTCAAGGTCAACCCCGTGCAAGAACTCACGCGCCCGGCCCAGGTCGACGGCGAAACCGTGCAGGCGCGCTTTCACACCGTGCGCTTTGCCGAGCAGCCGATCCCCGGCATCCGCATGTATTTCTGCCGGCACCTCACGCCCGAGTGCGTCTGGGTGCCGTCGCTGATGGCCCATCCCAACGGCGCCCAGGCCATCCATCGCATCGACGCCCGGGCCGCGCAGGCCGAGGACGTCGCCCGCCGCCTGGGACGGATCGTCGACGTTCCCGTCGAGCCCGCGACCGGCGGCTGGGATCTGCAGCTGGGCAATCTGCGCCTGCACGTGGCGCAGGATGCGGCCGCCACCGTTCCCGTGCTAAGTACCCTCACGCTGGAAAACCGCAGCGGCGCGCACTACACGCTGGACACCGGCCTGTAG
- the ftsA gene encoding cell division protein FtsA has protein sequence MTRDIKDLIVALDIGTSKVVAVVAEILPEGRFEVLGLGQHESRGMRKGVVVNIETTVNSIQRALEEAELMADCKIRDVYTGIAGSHIRSFNSSGMVAVKDKEVTATDVARVIETAKAVNIPTDQQVLHVLTQEFIVDGQEDIREPIGMSGLRLEVRVHIVTGAVSAAQNIVKCVRRCGLEVQDLILQPLASSLACLTSDEKELGVVLVDIGGGTTDVAIFTGGAIRHTAVIPIAGDQITNDIAAMLRTPTPDAEEIKLRYGVAKQVLARPEEAVEVPGLGDRGPRQVKRQALGAVIEPRVEELFGLVQQVVRDSGYEDLLASGVVLTGGTAQLPGMVELAEDVFLKPVRVAVPEYEGSLADVMRNPRFSTVMGLLQEARMQRLRGRKVAAQTGNFKSLLARMKEWFMN, from the coding sequence ATGACCCGTGACATCAAGGACCTCATCGTCGCCCTCGATATCGGCACCAGCAAGGTAGTGGCTGTGGTCGCCGAGATCCTGCCGGAAGGACGTTTCGAAGTGCTTGGCCTGGGCCAGCACGAGTCGCGCGGCATGCGCAAGGGCGTGGTCGTCAACATCGAGACCACCGTCAACTCCATCCAGCGCGCGCTGGAGGAGGCCGAGTTGATGGCCGACTGCAAGATCCGCGACGTCTATACCGGCATCGCGGGCAGCCACATCCGCAGCTTCAACTCCAGCGGCATGGTGGCCGTGAAGGACAAGGAAGTGACCGCCACTGACGTGGCGCGCGTGATCGAGACCGCCAAGGCGGTCAACATCCCGACCGATCAGCAGGTGCTGCACGTGCTGACGCAGGAGTTCATCGTCGACGGCCAGGAAGACATCCGCGAGCCCATCGGCATGAGCGGCCTGCGCCTGGAAGTGCGCGTGCACATCGTCACCGGCGCGGTCAGCGCGGCTCAGAACATCGTCAAGTGCGTGCGACGCTGCGGCCTGGAAGTGCAGGACCTGATCCTGCAGCCGCTGGCCTCGAGCCTGGCCTGCCTGACCTCCGACGAGAAGGAGCTGGGCGTGGTGCTGGTCGACATCGGCGGCGGCACCACCGACGTGGCGATCTTCACCGGCGGCGCGATCCGCCACACGGCGGTGATTCCCATCGCCGGCGACCAGATCACCAACGACATCGCGGCCATGCTGCGCACGCCCACGCCGGACGCGGAAGAGATCAAGCTGCGCTACGGCGTGGCCAAGCAGGTGCTGGCCCGCCCCGAAGAGGCGGTCGAGGTGCCCGGCCTGGGCGATCGCGGTCCGCGGCAGGTCAAGCGCCAGGCGCTGGGCGCCGTCATCGAGCCGCGCGTCGAGGAACTGTTCGGCCTTGTGCAGCAGGTGGTGCGCGATTCCGGCTACGAAGACCTGCTGGCGTCGGGCGTGGTGCTGACGGGCGGCACCGCCCAGTTGCCCGGCATGGTCGAGCTGGCGGAGGACGTGTTCCTGAAGCCGGTGCGCGTGGCCGTGCCCGAGTACGAGGGCAGCCTCGCCGACGTGATGCGCAATCCACGCTTCTCCACCGTGATGGGCCTGCTGCAGGAGGCGCGCATGCAGCGCCTGCGCGGCCGCAAGGTGGCGGCGCAGACCGGCAACTTCAAGTCGCTGCTGGCGCGCATGAAGGAGTGGTTCATGAATTAG
- a CDS encoding cell division protein FtsQ/DivIB, which yields MWNDARTINLIANTLAVLAVAIMLAAGVAWVAQRPYFTLSAIELEPMPDSQLHYVSPGAVRASIAGRFQGNFFTVDLDEAREVFESVPWVRRATVRRIWPNTLRVRIEEQQPLALWNENQMINTWGEAFTANTGELDDDADLPQFAGPEGSQELVVQRYAELARWFAPLDLRVKELELSPRYAWRATLSNDLVLDLGRDPAADAPDPLGLPGALPFAARIQRFVQAWPSVVTRLEGRTVTQADLRYPNGFALALAPLPEPHPQTKSPKKR from the coding sequence GTGTGGAACGACGCCCGTACCATCAACCTCATCGCCAACACGCTGGCCGTGCTGGCGGTAGCGATCATGCTCGCCGCCGGCGTGGCATGGGTGGCTCAGCGTCCGTATTTCACGCTGTCGGCCATCGAGCTCGAGCCCATGCCGGACAGCCAGCTGCACTATGTGTCGCCAGGCGCGGTGCGAGCGTCGATCGCCGGCCGCTTCCAGGGCAACTTCTTCACCGTGGACCTGGACGAGGCGCGCGAGGTGTTCGAGTCGGTGCCCTGGGTGCGGCGCGCCACGGTCAGGCGCATCTGGCCCAACACGCTGCGCGTGCGCATCGAGGAGCAGCAGCCCTTGGCGCTGTGGAACGAGAACCAGATGATCAACACCTGGGGCGAGGCGTTCACGGCCAACACGGGCGAACTGGACGACGATGCGGACCTGCCGCAGTTCGCGGGGCCGGAGGGCAGCCAGGAACTGGTGGTGCAGCGCTACGCCGAGCTGGCGCGCTGGTTCGCGCCGCTGGACCTGCGCGTGAAAGAGCTGGAACTGAGCCCGCGATATGCCTGGCGGGCCACGCTGTCCAACGACCTGGTGCTGGACCTGGGGCGCGACCCGGCCGCCGATGCGCCCGATCCGCTGGGCCTGCCCGGCGCGCTGCCGTTCGCGGCGCGCATCCAGCGCTTCGTGCAGGCGTGGCCGTCGGTCGTCACGCGCCTGGAGGGCCGCACCGTGACGCAGGCCGACCTGCGCTATCCGAATGGCTTCGCGCTGGCGCTGGCCCCGCTGCCCGAACCGCATCCTCAAACGAAATCACCCAAGAAACGATAA
- the ftsZ gene encoding cell division protein FtsZ has translation MMNFEMLENNTKGTVIKVVGVGGAGGNAVAHMIRSGVSGVDFICANTDAQALAATNAPVQIRLGRTGLGAGAKPEQGRASAETAREEIRAALNGAHMVFITAGMGGGTGTGAGPVVAEVAKELGILTVGVVTKPFSFEGNKRLRMAEDGISELAKHVHSLIVVLNENLYELMDEDATQEDCFKSADDILHNACAGIAEIINVEGNVNVDFEDVKTIMGEQGQAMMGTATASGADRARVAAEKAIACPLLEGVDLNGARGVLVNITASRSLKMRETREIMETIRSYASDDATVIFGTAYDEAMGESLRVTVVATGLGRAAARPQLVQSAAEALRTGTDNLPLAGMMAAAGQQGGDYRNLDMPSVMRNPRSQASAQVRALESSGMDHFDIPAFLRKQAD, from the coding sequence ATGATGAATTTCGAGATGCTTGAGAACAACACCAAAGGGACCGTGATAAAGGTCGTTGGTGTGGGCGGTGCGGGCGGCAATGCCGTGGCGCACATGATTCGCAGCGGCGTGAGCGGCGTGGATTTCATCTGCGCCAACACCGATGCGCAGGCACTGGCCGCGACCAACGCGCCCGTGCAGATCCGCCTGGGCCGCACCGGCCTGGGCGCCGGCGCCAAGCCGGAGCAGGGCCGCGCCTCGGCCGAGACGGCGCGCGAAGAGATTCGCGCGGCGCTGAACGGCGCGCACATGGTGTTCATCACCGCCGGCATGGGCGGCGGCACGGGCACCGGCGCGGGTCCGGTGGTGGCCGAAGTGGCCAAGGAGCTGGGCATTCTGACGGTGGGCGTGGTCACCAAGCCCTTCTCGTTCGAAGGCAACAAGCGCCTGCGCATGGCCGAGGACGGCATCAGCGAACTGGCCAAGCACGTGCACTCGCTGATCGTCGTGCTGAACGAGAACCTGTATGAACTGATGGACGAGGACGCGACGCAGGAAGACTGCTTCAAGTCCGCCGACGACATCCTGCACAACGCGTGCGCGGGCATCGCCGAGATCATCAACGTCGAAGGCAACGTCAACGTCGACTTCGAAGACGTGAAGACCATCATGGGCGAGCAGGGCCAGGCCATGATGGGCACCGCGACCGCGTCGGGCGCCGACCGTGCCCGCGTGGCGGCCGAAAAGGCCATCGCGTGCCCGCTGCTGGAAGGCGTGGACCTGAACGGCGCGCGCGGCGTGCTGGTCAACATCACCGCCAGCCGCTCGCTGAAGATGCGCGAAACGCGCGAGATCATGGAAACGATCCGCAGCTATGCTTCGGACGACGCCACCGTGATCTTCGGCACCGCGTACGACGAGGCCATGGGCGAGTCGCTGCGCGTGACCGTCGTGGCCACCGGCCTGGGCCGCGCCGCCGCGCGTCCGCAACTGGTGCAGAGCGCCGCCGAGGCGCTGCGCACCGGCACCGACAACCTGCCGCTGGCCGGCATGATGGCCGCCGCCGGCCAACAGGGTGGCGACTACCGCAACCTGGACATGCCCTCGGTGATGCGCAACCCGCGCAGCCAGGCTTCGGCCCAGGTGCGCGCGCTGGAAAGCTCGGGCATGGATCACTTTGACATCCCGGCGTTCCTGCGCAAGCAGGCAGACTGA
- a CDS encoding cysteine dioxygenase family protein, whose amino-acid sequence MSLIPAPSPLQALCASVEQAQRRAAHAFLHELSASVAHAGHDALAGLPHELRHGCPERYTRHVAYADPHGSFTIVYLIWQPGQYSPVHGHKSWCTYRVLQGELTETHYRWDPATRQARECGGAMRRPGDIVTATPGLEQIHRLGNGGDSIAISLHIYGVAEADIATGVNRVVHSAGH is encoded by the coding sequence ATGTCCCTCATCCCCGCGCCCTCACCGCTGCAAGCGCTGTGCGCCTCGGTCGAACAGGCCCAGCGCCGCGCCGCCCACGCGTTCCTCCATGAACTGAGCGCCAGCGTGGCGCACGCGGGCCACGATGCGCTGGCGGGTCTGCCACACGAGCTGCGGCATGGCTGTCCCGAGCGCTACACGCGCCACGTCGCCTACGCCGATCCGCATGGCAGCTTCACCATCGTGTACCTGATCTGGCAGCCTGGCCAATACAGCCCCGTGCACGGACACAAGAGCTGGTGCACCTATCGGGTGTTGCAGGGAGAGTTGACGGAGACGCACTACCGCTGGGATCCCGCGACCCGGCAGGCGCGCGAATGCGGCGGCGCCATGCGCCGGCCGGGCGACATCGTGACCGCCACGCCGGGCCTGGAGCAGATCCACCGCCTGGGCAACGGCGGCGATTCCATTGCGATCTCATTGCACATCTACGGCGTGGCCGAGGCGGATATCGCCACCGGCGTCAACCGCGTGGTGCACAGCGCCGGCCACTGA
- a CDS encoding flagellar hook-length control protein FliK, whose translation MRGAGVLATARMHLQIQQAVAAILPPGLGAVCVVARLESQRLQLAVPGPAHAAKLRQLAPRIAQALAAQGWNLNEISVKVQAGMPRPGAKAPRPPKLAQPLGPTALDAFESLGRNVRPGPLADAIARLLQHHKGE comes from the coding sequence ATGCGCGGGGCCGGCGTACTGGCCACGGCGCGCATGCACCTGCAGATTCAGCAGGCGGTGGCGGCCATTCTGCCGCCGGGGCTGGGCGCGGTGTGCGTGGTAGCCCGGCTGGAAAGCCAGCGTCTGCAACTTGCCGTGCCGGGCCCGGCGCATGCCGCGAAGCTGCGCCAGCTGGCGCCGCGCATCGCGCAGGCGCTTGCCGCGCAAGGCTGGAACCTTAACGAAATAAGCGTGAAGGTTCAAGCCGGCATGCCCCGGCCTGGGGCAAAAGCGCCCCGCCCGCCCAAGCTGGCACAACCGCTGGGGCCTACTGCGCTGGACGCCTTCGAGTCACTGGGGCGGAACGTGCGGCCCGGACCTCTGGCCGACGCGATCGCGCGCCTGCTGCAGCATCATAAAGGTGAGTAG
- a CDS encoding gamma-glutamylcyclotransferase: MSSEGAAACGGGVCPASSIEALLADWNGIDDVWVFGYGSLIWRPGFHWQERRLATVRGYHRSLCLWSHDHRGSPDAPGLVFGLDRGGCCRGVAFRVSAADVVPVFQALWQREMPNGAYVPRWLACSTADGPVRGLVFLLNRACGHYAGELSEDRLMASVQGAVGQSGPCLDYVIETERALRACGIDDGRLAALVRKLSASLQPEAV; the protein is encoded by the coding sequence ATGTCGTCGGAAGGGGCGGCCGCATGTGGCGGCGGGGTATGCCCGGCGTCCTCCATCGAGGCGCTGTTGGCGGATTGGAATGGCATCGATGACGTCTGGGTCTTTGGCTATGGCTCGCTGATCTGGCGCCCCGGTTTTCATTGGCAGGAGCGCCGCCTGGCGACTGTCCGCGGCTATCACCGATCGCTTTGCCTGTGGTCGCACGACCATCGCGGCTCGCCCGATGCGCCGGGCCTGGTCTTCGGCCTCGACCGAGGGGGCTGCTGCCGCGGCGTGGCGTTCCGCGTCTCGGCCGCGGACGTGGTGCCGGTATTCCAGGCGCTGTGGCAGCGCGAAATGCCCAACGGCGCCTATGTGCCGCGCTGGCTGGCCTGCTCGACCGCGGACGGTCCGGTGCGCGGACTGGTATTCCTGCTGAATCGCGCCTGCGGGCACTACGCGGGCGAGCTCAGCGAAGACCGCTTGATGGCATCCGTGCAGGGCGCGGTGGGGCAGTCCGGCCCCTGCCTGGATTACGTGATCGAAACCGAGCGGGCGCTGCGCGCCTGCGGCATCGACGATGGCCGCCTGGCCGCGCTGGTGCGCAAGCTGAGCGCGTCGCTGCAGCCGGAAGCTGTCTGA
- a CDS encoding M23 family metallopeptidase: MHARGGQPGHLTLEGVRLAALLGVLLVAAAVFGASLQRYLAQTASVTASGMPDYAGDPHPDREAAFLRETVNMLAAKVGTLQARLASIDGLGKRVAEVAGVAYSDPELAQATVTHDEATDVMDDLFTDRQPPSAESAEALGRQLDELMVRMTQQSDNLRLLDVALTRRSADQARLPTTMPVVDFPYLSSSYGWRRDPFTRRYAMHEGLDFSAPVGTPILAAAGGVVLEASYQPGYGNMVEIDHGDGLISRYAHASSLKVKQGDLVERGQEVARVGSTGRSTGAHLHFEVRLAGQPLDPRLFLGAPKTAPPAVAHAQATASGSATATAPPADATQTR; this comes from the coding sequence ATGCACGCCCGCGGCGGACAGCCCGGGCATCTCACCCTGGAAGGCGTGCGCCTGGCCGCCTTGCTGGGTGTTCTGCTGGTCGCCGCAGCCGTCTTCGGGGCTTCTCTGCAACGATACCTCGCGCAGACCGCGTCGGTCACGGCCAGCGGCATGCCCGATTACGCCGGCGATCCCCACCCCGATCGCGAGGCCGCCTTCCTGCGCGAAACGGTCAACATGCTGGCGGCCAAGGTGGGCACGCTGCAGGCCCGCCTGGCCAGCATCGACGGCCTGGGCAAGCGCGTGGCCGAGGTGGCCGGCGTGGCCTATTCCGATCCCGAGCTGGCGCAGGCCACGGTGACGCACGACGAAGCCACCGACGTCATGGACGACCTGTTCACCGACCGCCAGCCCCCCAGCGCCGAATCGGCCGAGGCCCTGGGCCGGCAGCTGGACGAGCTGATGGTGCGCATGACGCAACAGTCCGACAATCTGCGTCTGCTCGACGTCGCCCTCACGCGCCGCTCCGCGGACCAGGCGCGGCTGCCGACCACCATGCCCGTGGTGGATTTCCCCTATCTCAGTTCGTCGTACGGCTGGCGCCGCGATCCGTTCACCCGGCGCTACGCCATGCACGAAGGGCTGGATTTCTCCGCGCCCGTCGGCACGCCCATCCTGGCCGCGGCCGGCGGCGTGGTGCTCGAGGCCAGCTATCAGCCGGGCTACGGCAACATGGTCGAGATCGACCATGGCGACGGCCTGATCTCCCGCTATGCCCATGCCTCCAGCCTCAAGGTGAAGCAGGGCGACCTGGTCGAGCGCGGCCAGGAGGTGGCGCGGGTCGGCTCCACCGGCAGGTCCACCGGCGCGCACCTGCACTTCGAAGTGCGGCTGGCAGGCCAGCCGCTGGACCCCCGCCTGTTCCTCGGCGCCCCCAAGACGGCGCCTCCGGCCGTCGCGCACGCGCAAGCCACCGCCTCGGGTTCGGCCACTGCCACGGCCCCGCCCGCTGACGCCACCCAGACGCGCTGA